In the Streptobacillus moniliformis DSM 12112 genome, one interval contains:
- a CDS encoding amidase family protein, whose translation MIKKFNKTLIKLSSLLLLSILTILPMFSLGNNNIEARKNSVYTLTKEEYKKLSAVQMAKLVKEKKVTPKELIDLAYEVIAETDPILNNIIKHDGSSIDAKLKERAYLEAENVKNMDKPFYGVPILVKGITFELKDGVNSQALVYRKDNISKEDNALVKMFTDLGFIPIAQTTIPQLGWINVTNSDLYGVTRNPWDTTKNPGGSSGGTAAGVAIGQTAIGTANDGGGSIRIPSSFSSLIGYFPTGGVIKNNSASEGFKLENFLIAEKMEDVLAIAKALHNPEYKLNDKKLSKDKVIAYTTKTPANTPISPEAIMAVENAVKFLRDMGYTLEEVDYPIDGKAMMMAYYTNASYIGSRVGKFAETLLNRPLEMNDVELLTWALYQAGNKLNSEDINNTKEVLKGFRKTVDEFFDKYQAFITPTTSYPAPSADYNHIPEELKAKMRDMSDLTKEEAIQLIYDQWLPAWTITPFTQLSNVTDTPSISIPTHLTKNRLPLGVLISSGRFDDNIILEIAKLFEDNNRFFLYQDYEK comes from the coding sequence ATGATTAAAAAATTTAATAAAACATTAATCAAATTAAGTAGTTTGCTACTGTTATCAATTTTAACAATTTTACCTATGTTTAGTTTAGGTAATAATAATATAGAAGCAAGAAAAAATAGCGTCTATACTTTAACTAAAGAGGAATATAAGAAATTATCAGCAGTTCAAATGGCTAAATTAGTTAAAGAAAAAAAGGTAACTCCTAAAGAGTTGATAGATTTAGCTTATGAAGTAATAGCTGAAACAGATCCTATTTTGAATAATATAATCAAACATGATGGAAGTTCAATAGATGCTAAATTAAAAGAAAGAGCATATTTAGAGGCTGAAAATGTTAAAAATATGGATAAACCTTTCTATGGAGTTCCAATATTAGTAAAAGGTATAACTTTTGAATTAAAAGATGGAGTTAATTCTCAGGCTTTAGTATATAGAAAAGACAATATATCTAAAGAAGATAATGCTTTGGTTAAAATGTTTACTGATTTAGGATTTATACCTATAGCACAAACTACTATACCTCAATTAGGTTGGATAAATGTAACTAACTCTGATTTATATGGTGTTACTAGAAATCCTTGGGACACTACTAAAAATCCTGGAGGTTCATCAGGTGGTACAGCAGCAGGGGTAGCAATAGGTCAAACTGCAATAGGTACTGCAAATGATGGAGGAGGATCTATTAGAATACCATCATCATTTTCAAGCTTAATAGGATATTTCCCTACAGGAGGGGTTATTAAAAACAATTCTGCTTCTGAAGGATTTAAATTAGAAAATTTCCTTATAGCTGAAAAAATGGAAGATGTTCTAGCTATAGCTAAAGCTCTTCATAATCCAGAATATAAATTAAATGATAAAAAATTAAGTAAAGATAAAGTTATAGCTTATACTACAAAAACTCCAGCTAATACTCCTATAAGCCCTGAAGCAATAATGGCAGTTGAAAATGCAGTTAAGTTTTTAAGGGATATGGGTTATACATTAGAAGAAGTTGATTACCCTATAGATGGAAAAGCTATGATGATGGCATATTATACAAACGCTTCATATATAGGAAGTAGAGTAGGTAAATTTGCAGAAACTTTATTAAATAGACCTTTAGAAATGAATGATGTTGAATTATTAACTTGGGCTTTATATCAAGCTGGTAATAAGTTAAATAGTGAAGATATAAATAATACAAAAGAGGTACTTAAAGGATTTAGAAAAACAGTAGATGAATTTTTTGATAAATATCAAGCATTCATAACACCTACAACTTCTTATCCAGCTCCTTCAGCAGATTATAATCATATACCAGAAGAATTAAAAGCTAAAATGAGAGATATGTCTGATTTAACAAAAGAAGAAGCCATACAACTAATTTATGATCAATGGTTACCTGCTTGGACTATTACACCATTTACTCAATTATCAAATGTAACTGATACACCAAGTATTAGTATACCAACTCATTTAACTAAAAATAGATTACCACTAGGAGTATTGATTTCAAGTGGAAGATTTGATGATAATATAATATTAGAAATAGCTAAGTTATTTGAAGATAATAATAGATTTTTCTTATATCAAGATTACGAAAAATAG
- a CDS encoding septal ring lytic transglycosylase RlpA family protein, producing the protein MKKILTIFLLSLTFASVKDNENINSSHIENVEVKKNDIKELMSELKENEFDINMDVKEQSQPVEEEMIETEIYQTGIASYYGERWNGRKTANGEIFDTWKVSAAHKKLPFGTKVKVTNLSNGKSVIVRINDRGPYIKGRVIDLSKAAFKEIENFDKGITKVKLQIIK; encoded by the coding sequence ATGAAAAAAATACTAACAATATTTTTATTGAGTTTAACTTTTGCTTCAGTTAAAGATAATGAAAATATTAATAGTAGTCATATTGAAAATGTTGAAGTCAAAAAAAATGATATTAAAGAATTAATGTCTGAGTTAAAGGAAAATGAATTTGACATTAACATGGATGTAAAAGAACAAAGTCAACCAGTAGAAGAAGAAATGATAGAAACTGAAATTTATCAAACTGGGATAGCATCATATTATGGTGAAAGATGGAATGGAAGAAAAACTGCAAATGGAGAAATATTTGATACATGGAAAGTTTCAGCAGCACACAAAAAATTACCTTTTGGTACAAAAGTTAAAGTTACAAACTTGAGTAATGGTAAATCAGTAATAGTTAGAATTAATGATAGAGGTCCATATATTAAGGGTAGAGTTATTGACTTAAGTAAGGCAGCATTTAAAGAAATTGAAAATTTTGATAAGGGTATTACTAAAGTTAAACTTCAAATAATAAAATAA
- the prfA gene encoding peptide chain release factor 1, translating into MFQKLDEVVEKYEEINRLLMSQEVLSDPKKLMEYNKTLSQMSEIVEKYLLYKSKKEALEQYKEEVKSEKDEEMLEMLNMEIDTIEEEIPRLEEELKILLLPKDPNDEKNVIVELRAGAGGDEAALFVSDIFRMFTRYAERNKWKTEIIDKNEIGVGGLKEITFLISGKGAYSRLKFESGVHRVQRVPDTEASGRIHTSTITVAVLPEIDDVEQVAINPSDLQIDTYRSSGAGGQHVNTTDSAVRITHKPTGIVVTSQDGRSQIKNKEAAMKVLASKLYEIEVEKQRSSVEAERRSQVGTGDRSEKIRTYNYPQGRVTDHRIKLTLHRLDAILDGALDEIIDALIAFNQAELLKNSGEN; encoded by the coding sequence ATGTTTCAAAAATTGGACGAAGTTGTTGAAAAATATGAAGAGATAAATAGGTTACTTATGAGCCAAGAAGTTTTATCTGATCCTAAGAAATTAATGGAATATAATAAAACATTAAGTCAAATGTCAGAAATTGTTGAAAAATATCTATTATATAAGTCAAAAAAAGAGGCATTAGAACAATATAAGGAAGAAGTAAAAAGCGAAAAAGATGAAGAAATGTTAGAAATGCTAAATATGGAAATTGATACAATAGAAGAAGAAATTCCTAGATTAGAAGAAGAGTTAAAGATATTACTTTTACCTAAAGATCCAAATGATGAAAAAAATGTAATAGTTGAATTAAGAGCAGGAGCAGGTGGAGATGAAGCAGCCTTATTTGTTTCTGATATATTTCGTATGTTTACAAGATATGCTGAAAGAAATAAATGGAAAACAGAAATAATAGATAAAAATGAAATAGGTGTTGGTGGATTAAAAGAAATAACTTTCTTAATATCTGGAAAAGGAGCTTATTCAAGACTAAAATTTGAAAGTGGAGTACATAGAGTACAAAGAGTTCCTGATACTGAAGCTTCTGGAAGAATACATACATCTACAATTACTGTTGCAGTATTACCTGAAATAGATGATGTAGAACAAGTAGCTATAAATCCATCTGATTTACAAATAGATACATATAGATCTAGTGGTGCGGGAGGACAGCATGTAAATACAACAGATTCAGCAGTTAGAATTACACATAAGCCTACTGGTATAGTTGTAACATCACAAGATGGAAGATCCCAAATTAAAAATAAGGAAGCTGCTATGAAGGTTTTAGCTTCTAAGTTATATGAAATTGAAGTAGAAAAACAAAGAAGTTCAGTAGAAGCTGAAAGAAGAAGTCAGGTTGGTACTGGGGATAGATCTGAAAAAATTAGAACATATAATTATCCTCAAGGTAGAGTTACTGACCATAGAATTAAATTAACTTTACATAGACTAGATGCAATACTAGATGGAGCATTAGATGAAATTATAGATGCATTAATAGCATTTAATCAGGCAGAATTATTAAAAAATTCAGGTGAAAATTAG
- a CDS encoding PTS sugar transporter subunit IIA has protein sequence MLISEIIKEENICIDLKSKTKKEILKELISLVKTGEILDEEKLYNDLVAREDAGSTALEHGLAIPHVRSNHIKHFSIGLGISQEGVDFESLDNEKTKLFLFIATPTKYNNWHLEALAKIAKIFYSKTNVNVVSNCKSKEGIINLISKLEEVNI, from the coding sequence ATGTTAATAAGTGAAATTATAAAAGAAGAAAATATTTGTATTGATTTAAAATCAAAAACAAAAAAAGAAATTTTAAAAGAACTTATATCTTTAGTTAAAACTGGAGAAATTTTAGATGAAGAAAAACTATATAATGATTTAGTTGCTAGAGAAGATGCTGGTTCAACAGCACTAGAACATGGACTAGCTATACCACATGTTAGAAGTAATCATATAAAGCATTTTTCTATTGGTTTAGGAATAAGTCAAGAAGGTGTAGATTTTGAATCTTTAGATAATGAAAAAACTAAACTTTTCTTATTCATAGCTACTCCTACAAAATACAATAACTGGCATTTAGAAGCCTTAGCTAAAATAGCTAAGATTTTTTACAGTAAAACTAATGTAAATGTTGTTTCTAACTGTAAATCTAAGGAAGGAATAATAAATTTAATCAGTAAATTAGAAGAGGTAAATATATAA
- a CDS encoding FHA domain-containing protein, giving the protein MKLLKCSNGHMYNTTKYSNCPYCDGNKINIEKEEEKKSIILEGDTKTSVFWIKETNVSPVVGWLVCISGSEKGKDYRLINERNFIGRSSKMHVCIENDQTIARKNHCSITYNPKQRVFVISPGESSGLVYLQGKALYESKQILNLDIIEMGENKFIFVELCGVNFDWNY; this is encoded by the coding sequence ATGAAATTATTGAAATGTAGTAATGGACATATGTATAATACAACTAAGTATTCAAATTGTCCATATTGCGATGGAAATAAAATAAATATTGAAAAAGAAGAAGAGAAAAAATCAATAATATTGGAAGGCGATACTAAAACATCAGTTTTTTGGATTAAAGAAACTAATGTATCACCAGTAGTAGGATGGTTAGTATGTATTTCTGGTTCTGAAAAAGGAAAAGACTATAGATTAATAAATGAGAGAAACTTTATAGGAAGATCTTCAAAAATGCATGTATGTATTGAAAATGATCAAACAATAGCAAGAAAGAATCATTGTTCTATAACATATAATCCTAAACAAAGAGTTTTTGTAATATCTCCAGGTGAAAGTAGTGGATTAGTATATTTACAAGGAAAAGCTTTATATGAAAGTAAACAAATTTTAAATTTAGATATCATAGAAATGGGGGAGAACAAATTCATATTCGTAGAGCTTTGTGGTGTGAATTTTGACTGGAATTATTAA
- a CDS encoding alpha/beta hydrolase family protein, whose translation MSKLNIDTMNDFKYIWNLKSNKNKTALTYIVSKPNLEKNRYDSSVYMFDGNEHRKLTNEGNYEFLDNSNIYFFSKRSDEDKENENGSVIYKLNIEKPGEAEKFLEFDFPVNKIYKIHDDLYILSSEYSLDNPEFYLLSKEEKAKYIKETKDKSFRRIIDEIPFWNDASTYISKRRNAIFKYIPSENKIENISLLNGTSVSILDIDNNKILLISEYFDKKMGKYNSLMEYDVNNSEMKTIVEDGKYSFSNAKYGKNNIYAIASLMEFYGINENSKMFKINRNNLEIELYLDEDVSYGNATGTDARFGYNESFKVNYDTEEVTYICTTEYKAELHGVKDGKSYVISDSLGSVDGYATLKDELYLLGFKDSKLLEIYSSKELVQITSYNEDIMKDKYVAEPKMFEFESNGDTLKGFVLLPENFDENKSYPAILDIHGGPKTVYSTIYYHEMQVWVNRGYVVMFTNPHGSSGRGDKFSDIRGKYGTIDYEDLMKFVDEVLIKYPNIDKEKLGITGGSYGGFMTNWIITHTDRFKVAATQRSISNWISMYGISDIGYYFSDDQNYTTLPNEKGFEKIWNHSPLKYIENAKTPTLIIHSNEDYRCPVDQGYQLFTALRDRNVDTKMVLFYGESHGLSRGGKPKARIERLEEITNWIDKYTK comes from the coding sequence ATGTCTAAATTAAACATAGATACAATGAATGATTTTAAATATATTTGGAATTTAAAATCAAATAAAAATAAAACTGCCCTAACATATATAGTTTCAAAACCAAATTTAGAAAAAAACAGATATGATAGTTCTGTATATATGTTTGATGGTAATGAACATAGAAAGTTAACAAATGAAGGAAATTATGAGTTTTTAGATAACTCTAATATATACTTTTTTTCTAAAAGAAGTGATGAAGATAAAGAAAATGAAAATGGTAGTGTAATTTACAAACTAAACATAGAAAAACCAGGTGAAGCTGAAAAATTTTTAGAATTTGATTTCCCTGTAAATAAAATATATAAAATACATGATGATTTATATATTTTATCTTCTGAATATTCTTTAGATAATCCTGAATTTTATCTATTATCTAAAGAAGAAAAAGCTAAATATATTAAAGAAACAAAGGATAAAAGTTTTAGAAGAATTATAGATGAAATTCCATTTTGGAATGATGCTTCTACATATATTTCTAAAAGAAGAAATGCTATTTTTAAATACATACCTTCTGAAAACAAAATTGAAAATATTAGCTTACTTAACGGAACTAGTGTAAGTATTTTAGATATAGATAATAATAAAATACTTTTAATTTCTGAATATTTTGATAAGAAAATGGGTAAATATAATTCTTTAATGGAATATGATGTAAATAATTCAGAAATGAAAACTATAGTTGAAGATGGAAAATATAGTTTCTCTAATGCTAAATACGGTAAAAATAACATATATGCAATAGCAAGTTTAATGGAATTTTATGGTATAAACGAAAATAGTAAAATGTTTAAAATAAATAGAAATAATTTAGAAATAGAACTTTATTTAGATGAAGATGTTAGTTATGGAAATGCAACTGGTACAGATGCTAGATTTGGATATAATGAAAGCTTTAAAGTAAATTATGACACAGAAGAAGTAACATATATATGTACTACTGAATACAAGGCTGAATTACATGGTGTAAAAGATGGTAAATCTTATGTTATTTCTGATTCATTAGGTTCAGTTGATGGATATGCAACTTTAAAAGATGAACTATATTTATTAGGATTTAAAGATTCTAAATTATTAGAAATATATAGTTCTAAAGAACTAGTTCAAATTACTTCATATAATGAAGATATTATGAAGGATAAATATGTAGCAGAACCTAAAATGTTTGAATTTGAATCTAATGGAGATACATTAAAAGGTTTTGTTCTATTACCTGAAAATTTTGATGAAAATAAATCATATCCAGCTATATTAGATATTCATGGTGGTCCTAAAACTGTTTACTCAACTATCTATTATCATGAAATGCAAGTTTGGGTAAATAGAGGATATGTCGTAATGTTTACAAACCCTCATGGTTCTAGTGGTAGAGGAGATAAATTCAGCGATATTAGAGGTAAGTATGGAACTATAGATTATGAAGATTTAATGAAATTTGTAGATGAAGTATTAATCAAATATCCTAACATAGATAAAGAAAAATTAGGTATAACTGGTGGATCTTATGGTGGATTCATGACTAACTGGATAATTACACATACTGATAGATTTAAAGTAGCTGCTACTCAAAGATCTATATCTAACTGGATTTCTATGTATGGTATTAGTGATATTGGTTATTATTTCTCAGATGATCAAAACTATACTACATTACCTAATGAAAAAGGATTTGAAAAAATTTGGAATCATTCACCATTAAAATATATTGAAAATGCAAAAACTCCAACTTTAATAATACATTCAAATGAAGATTATAGATGTCCTGTAGATCAAGGATATCAATTATTTACTGCTCTAAGAGATAGAAATGTAGATACTAAAATGGTATTATTTTACGGAGAATCTCATGGACTTTCAAGAGGTGGTAAACCTAAAGCTAGAATTGAGAGATTAGAAGAAATCACAAATTGGATAGATAAATATACTAAATAA
- a CDS encoding protein kinase domain-containing protein, translated as MEIKYYKKIFNMNLPEQYIMFNYEINNMIFLLKNKISFIPKILKVKITKNNKEIFYERIVGKTLKEMNILNYSLKERLKIFNEIIVAVEKIHNLGLIHNDINLGNIIINENNVYIIDFSESRFINNKYDKKYFSYTKGFSCLEKYSNNEKNFIENDTYSLTSICYYLVFNKIYPNICDSNYINIIHSNKKLENFLKKGLSFTKYNRYNNTLVMKEMISDIIEELQ; from the coding sequence ATGGAAATAAAATATTATAAAAAAATATTTAATATGAATTTACCAGAACAATATATTATGTTTAATTATGAAATAAATAATATGATATTTTTGTTAAAAAATAAAATTTCTTTTATACCTAAAATATTAAAAGTTAAAATAACCAAAAATAATAAAGAAATTTTTTATGAAAGAATAGTTGGTAAAACTCTTAAAGAGATGAATATATTAAATTATTCATTGAAAGAAAGATTGAAGATATTTAATGAAATTATTGTTGCAGTAGAAAAGATTCATAATTTGGGTTTGATACATAATGATATTAATTTAGGAAATATAATTATTAATGAAAATAATGTATATATTATAGATTTTTCTGAATCAAGATTTATAAATAACAAATATGATAAAAAATATTTTTCATATACTAAAGGTTTTTCTTGTTTGGAAAAATATTCAAATAATGAAAAAAATTTTATTGAAAATGATACATATTCTTTAACTTCCATATGTTACTATTTGGTTTTTAATAAGATTTATCCTAATATTTGTGATTCAAATTATATTAATATTATTCATTCAAATAAAAAGCTGGAAAATTTTTTAAAAAAAGGATTATCTTTTACAAAGTATAATAGATATAATAATACTCTTGTTATGAAAGAAATGATAAGTGATATAATTGAAGAATTACAATAA
- a CDS encoding transcriptional regulator yields the protein MKNYNKNELIIKNNYELYEIAKKENILGKYNFDINRDKLIKNILKNNEYKYNKKIEEYLETGYYSIQDFFEKNLRVLEFEKFDIVIEDVTIYKEITSKIIININKNKNLDLNIVFLVNEYRYIYGIFSSKILDVNYDYYKCELTLIPELNRFMSEYNNERLFFSFFEDSSDLYNIYYNKYKSEVLNESIYGYIAPIIKYRVIHKVNNIENIYVKLGIDNVSSKYLKEDFCIDVSNLEDNISLNYGTEAKEILKENNYKTNRSFFTKIDDVIYNNNSLIVIKDENLNSKMISFNELFLKFMKFYINKIEYQIKSKINKVFILKNDNENINNILSYECYHNLKYFIGKDREYTYILSDFKCFKIIFVKHNVINNKISYKLKMSEQVIHENIYLTEMMFLNTIMEYILNDKKSLFNHEGNIFNFMKDNRNFEIKISNDYSIYVREEAKNLMNMYYNNECFDYKKDLDDIIVYLSFKSIYDFFENFKILDILKKFNDIKLNGRLVHTKYFIEVLKEFIPGKILEYRNTINEKEIFDIIDDYESKRDKGNLILEYKYIELKYDINLSYINYLGEKIKIISLYENKINFIDKDNNTIFIEIIIEKIYQYKNNELSKLIINFPHEYIELDENELLYTDELGIKDFEIDEVINDVVRIFLSFESKNILRLCFVKRIEDQIFCSFDSINLP from the coding sequence TTGAAGAATTACAATAAAAATGAATTGATAATAAAAAACAATTATGAATTATATGAAATAGCAAAGAAAGAAAATATTTTAGGTAAATATAATTTTGACATAAATAGAGATAAACTTATAAAAAATATATTAAAAAATAATGAGTATAAGTATAATAAAAAAATAGAAGAATATTTAGAAACAGGTTATTATTCAATACAAGATTTTTTTGAAAAGAATTTAAGAGTATTAGAATTTGAGAAATTTGACATAGTTATAGAAGATGTAACTATTTATAAGGAAATAACTAGTAAAATTATTATAAATATAAATAAAAATAAGAATTTAGATTTAAATATAGTTTTTTTAGTTAATGAATATAGATATATCTATGGTATTTTTAGCAGTAAAATTTTAGATGTAAATTATGATTACTATAAATGTGAATTAACATTAATACCTGAATTAAATAGATTTATGTCTGAATACAATAATGAAAGACTTTTCTTTTCATTTTTTGAAGATAGCTCAGATTTATATAATATTTACTATAATAAATATAAAAGTGAAGTATTAAATGAAAGTATTTATGGATATATAGCTCCTATTATTAAATATAGAGTTATACATAAAGTTAATAATATTGAAAATATCTATGTTAAATTAGGTATAGATAATGTTAGTTCTAAATATTTAAAAGAAGATTTTTGTATTGATGTTTCAAATTTAGAAGATAATATTTCTTTAAATTATGGAACTGAAGCTAAGGAGATTTTAAAAGAGAATAATTATAAAACAAATAGAAGCTTTTTTACTAAAATAGATGATGTTATTTATAATAATAACAGTTTAATAGTTATAAAAGATGAAAATTTAAATAGTAAAATGATAAGTTTTAATGAATTATTTTTAAAATTTATGAAATTTTATATAAATAAAATAGAATATCAGATAAAAAGTAAAATAAATAAGGTGTTCATATTAAAAAATGATAATGAAAATATAAATAATATTTTGAGTTATGAATGTTATCATAATTTAAAATATTTTATTGGGAAAGATAGAGAATACACATATATATTATCGGACTTTAAATGTTTTAAAATAATTTTTGTTAAACATAATGTTATAAACAATAAAATTTCATATAAATTAAAAATGAGTGAACAAGTAATACACGAGAATATATATTTAACAGAAATGATGTTTTTAAATACTATAATGGAATATATTTTAAATGATAAAAAATCTTTATTTAATCATGAAGGTAATATATTTAATTTTATGAAGGATAATAGAAATTTTGAAATAAAAATATCTAATGATTATTCAATTTATGTAAGAGAAGAAGCCAAAAATCTAATGAATATGTACTATAATAATGAATGTTTTGATTATAAAAAAGATTTAGATGACATAATTGTTTATCTTTCATTTAAATCTATTTACGATTTTTTTGAGAATTTTAAAATACTAGATATACTTAAAAAATTTAATGATATAAAATTAAATGGTAGATTAGTACATACTAAATATTTTATTGAGGTTTTAAAAGAATTTATCCCAGGTAAAATATTAGAGTATAGAAATACAATAAATGAAAAAGAAATATTTGATATAATAGATGATTATGAAAGTAAAAGAGATAAAGGAAACCTTATATTAGAATACAAATACATAGAGCTTAAATATGATATTAATCTCTCATATATTAATTATTTAGGAGAGAAGATAAAAATAATATCACTTTATGAAAATAAAATTAATTTTATAGATAAGGATAATAATACTATATTTATCGAGATTATTATAGAAAAAATTTATCAATATAAAAATAATGAATTATCTAAATTAATTATTAATTTTCCACATGAGTATATTGAACTTGATGAAAATGAATTATTATATACAGATGAATTAGGAATAAAAGATTTTGAAATAGATGAAGTAATTAATGATGTAGTAAGAATATTTTTATCATTTGAAAGTAAAAATATCCTTAGATTATGTTTTGTAAAACGTATAGAAGACCAGATTTTCTGTTCTTTTGACAGTATTAATCTACCCTAA
- a CDS encoding coiled-coil domain-containing protein, with the protein MDDRKLNILPCSINEKDTHFVYYETEEFTIWVSIFIEGEGKIELFDSLIEELIFRFTENSIFSAKYIKKLITEILSEFDDRIVVENTENSKIYLSCMLTDYCNVIYVYMKDYFFNIKRSNEIFFKNQIIENKDLIGYTELFPLKENDLIEIYIKDKKIVEFEILKTNQISKFINNNFFIKFLLLSLIVCIFGYFILSNVYINSNFKNIENMFDRINKNKYNYPSNENILIKIEDKLRLMDNKYIYYSNKNVAKKEKLRNKISEEKKKNDIFKNVFEIKEKIKKMIKNREFLKAKNEYINIRAKLEDVSPDLLLDINKDIDDLDKLIMEQNNELFLIEEDIIKNTNILDNLIEKYKKSKFEIDIKDLEDKKNNNIKLLDDLKIKLDNRYLKIDDILEKNILEGLKEIIYLKNEYDKLKFSKEVEYLSKRELEISDKILNLENEMNELYNKHKKYYDIKEYTTAISFLEKALYYANLLHNNNKIKELEGRIRLIYKQKRKLELENKKKIENPKEKLRLENEIRQSIKLSIEKGDELLKNDEYEKAFIEYKRAIELMDKVNYSKSIKKDIDKKMEYIKKKKSKKWWELWK; encoded by the coding sequence ATGGATGATAGAAAGTTAAATATTTTACCCTGTTCTATAAATGAAAAAGATACTCATTTTGTATATTATGAAACTGAAGAATTTACAATATGGGTATCTATTTTTATTGAAGGTGAAGGTAAAATAGAATTATTTGATAGTTTAATTGAGGAATTAATTTTTAGATTTACAGAAAATAGTATATTTAGTGCAAAATATATAAAAAAATTAATTACAGAAATACTTTCAGAATTTGATGATAGAATAGTAGTAGAAAATACTGAAAACTCTAAAATATATTTATCATGTATGTTAACAGATTATTGTAATGTAATTTATGTTTATATGAAAGATTATTTTTTTAACATTAAAAGATCTAATGAAATATTTTTTAAAAATCAAATAATTGAAAATAAAGATTTAATTGGATATACAGAATTATTTCCATTAAAAGAAAATGATTTAATAGAAATATATATAAAAGATAAAAAAATTGTAGAATTTGAAATATTGAAAACTAATCAAATATCAAAGTTCATAAATAACAATTTTTTTATTAAATTTTTATTATTATCTCTAATTGTTTGTATATTTGGATATTTCATATTATCTAATGTATATATAAATAGTAATTTTAAGAATATTGAAAATATGTTTGATAGAATAAATAAAAATAAATATAATTATCCCTCTAATGAGAATATATTAATTAAAATTGAAGATAAATTGAGGTTAATGGATAATAAATATATTTATTATTCTAATAAAAATGTGGCTAAAAAAGAAAAGCTTAGAAATAAAATAAGTGAAGAAAAGAAAAAGAATGATATTTTTAAAAATGTTTTTGAAATTAAAGAAAAAATCAAAAAAATGATAAAAAATAGAGAGTTTTTAAAGGCTAAAAATGAATATATAAATATAAGAGCTAAGTTAGAAGATGTTTCACCTGATTTATTATTAGATATAAATAAAGATATAGATGATTTAGATAAATTAATAATGGAACAAAATAATGAACTATTCTTAATTGAAGAAGATATTATTAAAAATACTAATATTTTGGATAATTTAATTGAAAAATATAAAAAATCAAAATTTGAGATAGATATTAAAGATTTAGAAGATAAAAAAAATAATAATATAAAATTATTAGATGATTTAAAAATAAAATTAGATAATAGATATTTGAAAATTGATGATATATTAGAAAAAAATATTTTAGAAGGATTAAAAGAAATAATATATTTAAAAAATGAATATGATAAATTAAAATTTAGTAAAGAAGTTGAGTATTTGAGTAAAAGAGAACTTGAAATATCGGATAAAATATTAAATTTAGAAAATGAAATGAATGAATTATATAATAAGCATAAAAAATATTATGATATCAAAGAATATACAACAGCTATATCATTTCTTGAAAAGGCACTTTATTATGCTAATTTATTACATAATAATAACAAGATTAAAGAGTTAGAAGGTAGAATCAGATTAATTTATAAGCAAAAGAGAAAATTGGAATTAGAAAATAAAAAGAAAATTGAAAATCCAAAAGAGAAATTAAGGTTAGAAAATGAAATAAGACAGAGTATTAAGCTTTCTATTGAAAAAGGTGATGAATTATTAAAAAATGATGAATATGAAAAAGCGTTTATAGAATATAAGAGAGCTATAGAATTAATGGATAAAGTAAATTATTCGAAAAGTATAAAAAAAGATATAGATAAAAAAATGGAGTATATTAAGAAAAAAAAGAGTAAAAAATGGTGGGAATTATGGAAATAA